One window of Gemmatimonadaceae bacterium genomic DNA carries:
- a CDS encoding heavy metal translocating P-type ATPase yields the protein MSAVDSAAPTQVSDPYAGSSPPRHIMTRDVLARWATPIGVVFVIAAGALATPFAGGAAWRHRIWMAGLVVTALPILWQTARGMVRGRFAADLVASLAVIAALLLVQPIVGLVIVLMQSGGEALEKLAAGRASEALRALEEAAPRTVHRMSGAVVEDVDVDEVQRGESVLVRPGELIPCDGEVVSGRSQLDTSSLTGEPMPVPATRGTMVMSGSVNQEGPLVIRVLALARESQYAKIVALVREAQASKTPLQRIADRYAVMFTPLTLALCAAAYWGSGDWDRVLAVLAVATPCPLILATPVAVLGGMNRSARRQILVRNGGALEALGSTTAVVFDKTGTLTIGRPRVAHVIALDSTGETELLRLAAGVEHLSGHLLARTVVEYAESRGVAPPLAENVVEDPGRGVDGIIEGRHVAVGSRSYIVERLAGAAEMILRLDAARGDSGSLRAYVAIDGGLAGLIDYADMIRPNMASLITRLSDLGVRRMVLLSGDRAENARAVAASVGIREAHGDMLPEEKVNVVEELIAAGERVIMLGDGTNDAPALSAAHVGVALAAHGRGIATEAADVILLADDPARVADAIEISRWTMRIARQSIIAGLGISAVGMAAAALGMIPPIAGAMLQEAVDLAVIANALRASYSGKSTGNPGNMNGPAADGRLPG from the coding sequence GTGAGCGCCGTTGATTCGGCGGCTCCGACGCAGGTCAGCGATCCGTACGCCGGATCGTCTCCGCCCCGACACATCATGACAAGGGACGTTCTCGCCCGATGGGCGACGCCCATTGGAGTCGTTTTCGTCATCGCGGCAGGGGCTCTCGCCACTCCTTTCGCCGGCGGGGCGGCCTGGCGCCACCGGATCTGGATGGCTGGCTTGGTCGTCACTGCGCTCCCGATCCTCTGGCAGACAGCGCGGGGAATGGTTCGCGGAAGATTCGCCGCGGACCTCGTCGCTTCGCTTGCCGTGATTGCCGCGCTCCTGCTCGTTCAGCCGATCGTCGGTCTCGTCATCGTGCTGATGCAGTCCGGAGGCGAAGCGCTCGAGAAACTCGCGGCAGGACGGGCGAGCGAGGCGCTGCGCGCGCTGGAAGAAGCGGCGCCGCGCACAGTGCATCGCATGAGCGGGGCAGTCGTCGAGGATGTGGACGTGGACGAAGTGCAACGCGGAGAAAGCGTGCTCGTCCGCCCCGGGGAATTGATCCCGTGCGATGGAGAAGTGGTATCGGGGCGTTCTCAGCTCGACACCTCCAGTCTCACAGGGGAGCCGATGCCGGTTCCCGCGACGCGCGGCACCATGGTGATGAGTGGCAGCGTCAATCAGGAAGGTCCTCTCGTCATCCGCGTGCTGGCGCTGGCGCGGGAGAGTCAGTATGCGAAGATCGTCGCGCTCGTGCGCGAGGCGCAGGCGAGCAAGACGCCGCTGCAGCGTATCGCCGATCGCTATGCCGTGATGTTCACGCCGTTGACGCTGGCGCTGTGCGCCGCGGCATACTGGGGCTCGGGAGACTGGGACAGAGTGCTCGCGGTTCTCGCAGTGGCGACACCGTGTCCATTGATCCTCGCCACTCCGGTCGCAGTACTCGGCGGGATGAATCGCTCAGCACGCCGCCAGATCCTCGTGAGGAATGGCGGCGCACTCGAAGCGCTGGGCAGCACCACCGCGGTGGTGTTCGACAAGACCGGCACTCTGACGATCGGCCGTCCACGCGTGGCACATGTGATCGCGCTCGACTCGACAGGCGAAACAGAGCTGCTTCGGCTCGCGGCCGGAGTGGAGCATCTCTCCGGACACCTTCTCGCGCGAACCGTGGTCGAGTATGCCGAAAGCCGAGGTGTGGCTCCGCCACTGGCCGAGAATGTAGTGGAGGATCCCGGGCGCGGTGTGGACGGAATCATCGAGGGAAGGCATGTCGCCGTCGGGTCGAGATCATACATCGTGGAGCGCTTGGCCGGCGCGGCCGAGATGATTCTGCGTCTCGACGCGGCCCGTGGCGACAGCGGATCGTTGCGCGCGTACGTGGCCATCGACGGGGGTCTCGCCGGTCTCATAGACTACGCCGACATGATCAGGCCGAACATGGCGTCGCTCATCACGCGCCTGTCGGATCTGGGTGTGCGGCGCATGGTGCTGCTCTCCGGCGATCGTGCCGAGAATGCGCGGGCGGTGGCGGCGTCGGTGGGAATTCGCGAAGCGCACGGCGACATGCTTCCCGAAGAGAAAGTGAATGTCGTGGAGGAGCTCATCGCCGCGGGAGAGCGCGTGATAATGCTCGGCGACGGTACGAACGACGCCCCCGCCCTGAGCGCGGCGCACGTCGGCGTCGCGCTTGCCGCGCATGGTCGGGGAATCGCGACGGAAGCGGCGGACGTCATTCTGCTGGCCGACGATCCGGCGAGGGTTGCCGATGCTATCGAGATCAGTCGGTGGACGATGCGCATCGCTCGTCAGTCCATCATCGCCGGGCTTGGGATCAGCGCGGTGGGCATGGCGGCTGCCGCTCTGGGAATGATTCCCCCGATCGCTGGAGCGATGCTTCAGGAAGCCGTGGATCTGGCCGTCATAGCCAATGCCCTGCGAGCAAGCTACTCGGGGAAAAGCACGGGAAACCCCGGGAACATGAACGGGCCAGCAGCGGACGGACGGCTGCCCGGATGA
- a CDS encoding pyridoxamine 5'-phosphate oxidase family protein, giving the protein MARQNPPIPQFHTLDSVQCEKLLKRHVVGRLAFALHDRVEIVPVHFVFSDGWIYGRTSPGEKLLTLLRNRSVAFEVDEYSGLFSWQSVVVHGSFYLLERGEDELDTTYDHAMSVLRRLSPGTLTESDPVPFRTQPFRINVSKMSGRGAEPEGGSIQEPTAEHMVDTTTPEADVLLHRRVAAVAADILGANSHLVNITASDGVVILTGLAESAAQKRSLEKAIGGIGGVTAIVQQLDTLWPAKAHRTPVELARTAVAALRSETPSAKGITLVIDNDWVRAEGTLASPADAQDVIRALDSVPGSRGVINRLAIG; this is encoded by the coding sequence ATGGCCCGCCAGAATCCGCCGATCCCCCAGTTCCACACCCTCGACAGCGTGCAGTGCGAGAAGCTGCTCAAAAGACACGTTGTCGGAAGGCTTGCATTCGCGCTGCACGATCGAGTGGAGATCGTGCCGGTGCACTTTGTCTTTTCCGACGGATGGATCTACGGCCGCACGTCGCCTGGCGAAAAACTCCTGACGCTGTTGCGAAATCGCTCCGTGGCGTTCGAGGTGGATGAGTATTCCGGACTCTTCAGCTGGCAGAGCGTAGTCGTGCATGGCTCCTTTTATCTGCTTGAGCGCGGCGAGGACGAGCTGGACACGACGTACGATCACGCCATGAGTGTCCTTCGCCGGCTGTCGCCCGGAACGCTCACTGAGAGCGATCCAGTTCCGTTCCGCACGCAGCCCTTTCGCATCAACGTCTCGAAGATGTCGGGCCGCGGTGCGGAGCCGGAGGGAGGCAGCATCCAGGAGCCGACGGCGGAACATATGGTGGACACGACGACTCCTGAAGCCGATGTGCTCCTTCACCGGCGAGTGGCCGCCGTGGCGGCCGATATCCTTGGCGCCAATTCGCATCTCGTCAACATCACCGCCAGCGATGGCGTGGTGATTCTCACGGGCTTGGCGGAGTCGGCGGCGCAGAAGCGATCGCTCGAGAAAGCCATTGGAGGAATCGGCGGAGTCACGGCGATCGTTCAGCAGCTCGACACACTTTGGCCCGCCAAGGCACATCGAACGCCAGTCGAGCTCGCGCGCACCGCGGTTGCCGCACTGCGGTCCGAAACACCTTCGGCCAAAGGAATCACTCTCGTCATTGACAACGACTGGGTCCGCGCCGAAGGCACACTAGCGTCCCCGGCCGATGCGCAGGACGTCATCCGGGCACTGGACTCGGTGCCCGGATCCCGCGGGGTGATCAACCGGCTCGCTATCGGATAA
- a CDS encoding MoxR family ATPase, with protein MALQSVTAKIHSSSREELLEAAARLRTEVAKRIVGQETVIEEILMACLAGGHALLVGVPGLAKTLMIRSVSEAMDLAFRRIQFTPDLVPSDITGTEIMEEDTATGSRSFRFVKGPIFANIVLADEINRAPPRTQAALLEAMQEHRVTAAGETMPLPEPFFVLATQNPIEQEGTYPLPEAQLDRFLFDVRVGYPDEDAEVGILRSTTGADFEPLRPVIDGQETRALQRLVRDIPASELALRFAARLARATRPAESDASEMVKKYVRWGAGPRAGQALILGAKAHALLAGRFAVSPADIVRVARPVLRHRVLLNFAAEAKGITVEQLIDGLLEDVKPPKSDIKL; from the coding sequence ATGGCGTTACAGTCAGTTACCGCGAAAATACATAGCTCATCCAGGGAAGAACTGCTGGAAGCAGCCGCGCGACTCCGCACCGAAGTGGCGAAGCGGATCGTCGGTCAGGAGACCGTGATCGAGGAGATTCTCATGGCCTGCCTCGCCGGCGGCCATGCGCTGCTCGTCGGAGTACCCGGTCTCGCGAAGACTCTGATGATCCGCAGCGTGAGCGAAGCGATGGATCTCGCTTTCCGCCGCATCCAGTTCACTCCGGATCTCGTGCCGAGCGACATCACCGGCACGGAGATCATGGAAGAGGACACGGCGACGGGTAGCCGCTCGTTCCGCTTCGTGAAGGGACCGATTTTCGCCAACATCGTTCTCGCCGACGAGATCAATCGCGCGCCGCCGCGGACGCAGGCCGCCCTGCTCGAAGCGATGCAGGAGCACCGCGTCACCGCCGCGGGCGAAACGATGCCGCTGCCCGAGCCGTTCTTCGTGCTCGCGACGCAGAATCCGATCGAGCAGGAGGGAACGTACCCGCTGCCAGAGGCGCAGCTTGACCGCTTTCTGTTCGACGTGCGCGTCGGATATCCGGACGAGGACGCGGAGGTCGGAATTCTTCGCTCGACGACAGGCGCCGACTTCGAGCCGCTACGTCCCGTCATAGACGGACAGGAGACGAGAGCGCTGCAGCGCCTGGTTCGCGACATTCCCGCCTCCGAGCTGGCGCTGAGGTTCGCGGCGCGACTCGCGCGGGCGACGCGTCCGGCGGAGAGCGACGCGTCGGAAATGGTGAAGAAGTACGTGAGATGGGGTGCAGGCCCGCGCGCGGGACAGGCGCTCATACTCGGCGCCAAGGCACATGCACTCCTCGCCGGCAGATTTGCCGTGTCACCCGCAGATATCGTGCGCGTGGCCAGGCCGGTGCTACGGCACAGAGTCCTGCTCAACTTCGCGGCGGAAGCGAAAGGGATCACCGTGGAGCAGCTCATTGACGGACTGCTCGAGGACGTGAAGCCGCCGAAGAGCGACATCAAGCTCTAG
- a CDS encoding DUF58 domain-containing protein has product MARRRDEGGDTATVRNAPTDFAALLDSVRGIHWPARSAVRGGIPGAHTSRMRGTSVEFTEYRPYRQGDDLGRIDWKLFARSDRAYIRLSNDRAILPTTIVLDASASMTFPVETAGKWRLAAQIAVGLAAVARSSADPVGLVIAREGRAIQLRPRTRQGVIHEMIRAITDIEPGGREPVSPALTSAVRVSGRVVLVTDFLGDADDLLSNAARAMVGSREVHAIHIVAPEEIDPPRETLLVSDPEAPEVRRPLTGDARDAYLAAYTTWRDRIAHGWSDAGIAYTMAVVGAEAPDHLVRRITAPRGVAAAV; this is encoded by the coding sequence ATGGCTCGCCGGAGGGATGAGGGAGGCGACACCGCGACCGTGCGCAACGCACCGACGGATTTTGCAGCGCTACTCGATTCGGTGCGCGGCATTCACTGGCCGGCGAGATCGGCGGTGCGGGGAGGCATCCCCGGCGCGCACACGTCGCGCATGCGCGGCACATCCGTCGAATTCACCGAATATCGCCCCTACCGCCAGGGTGATGATCTCGGCAGGATCGACTGGAAACTCTTCGCGCGAAGCGACCGCGCATACATCAGACTGTCGAACGATCGCGCGATTCTTCCGACGACGATCGTTCTCGATGCCAGCGCATCAATGACGTTTCCGGTGGAGACTGCAGGCAAGTGGCGGCTTGCCGCGCAAATCGCCGTCGGCCTCGCCGCCGTGGCGCGCAGCTCGGCCGATCCGGTCGGCCTGGTAATCGCGCGCGAGGGCCGCGCAATTCAGCTCCGGCCGCGGACGCGACAGGGAGTGATCCACGAGATGATCCGCGCGATCACCGACATCGAGCCGGGCGGCCGCGAGCCAGTCTCGCCTGCTCTCACGTCAGCGGTGCGCGTGAGCGGGCGCGTGGTGCTCGTCACCGACTTTCTCGGAGATGCAGATGACCTGCTGAGCAATGCTGCACGCGCAATGGTCGGTTCGCGCGAGGTGCACGCGATTCATATCGTGGCGCCTGAAGAGATTGACCCGCCGCGCGAAACGTTGCTGGTCTCGGATCCGGAGGCACCTGAGGTCCGGCGGCCACTCACCGGAGACGCGCGCGATGCGTATCTCGCGGCGTACACGACGTGGCGGGACAGAATCGCGCACGGCTGGAGCGATGCAGGCATCGCGTACACGATGGCTGTCGTGGGCGCCGAGGCGCCCGATCACCTGGTGCGGCGGATAACGGCGCCGCGCGGAGTGGCGGCAGCAGTATGA
- a CDS encoding BatA domain-containing protein — MSFLAPGFFLASLVVVAAVVALHFIVTRQPRAGVLPTARFVPDLPAMATARATRPSDIPLMLLRVLLILAAGAGLARPVIKPSRGADARVILVDISRAVRDASAMRDSAQSVYRDRDVVIVFDSSARSMSGSIADSLASLTSSRRRGNLSGALIAALRAGSSMRERADSLELVIVSPLAADEMDAATDSIRTLWPGGARIVQVGAPRDSGSVLPPPEIRAVAGDPMQVTVSLVRSVPGTSALIVRGPATAQNSQAIVSAGRAYVEWAATTRPRGTAQRAARDTVGGVLADTALIVAGFERRWTFATDSIRGGHVVARWIDGEPAAMEWPAGDGCIRSVAIPVASAGDFAIGHDFVRFVAALSGPCIGRVAAPTIPASVIMSLAGSGGLAPREAFRAYDDVRSPLAPWLLGLALAAALGELIVRRRDNVTTVTARSAAAPITSAS, encoded by the coding sequence ATGAGCTTTCTCGCGCCCGGATTCTTCCTCGCATCGCTCGTCGTCGTCGCCGCGGTCGTCGCGCTGCACTTCATCGTCACGCGACAGCCGCGCGCCGGAGTGCTCCCGACCGCGCGATTCGTGCCCGACCTTCCGGCGATGGCGACCGCGCGGGCGACGCGTCCGTCGGATATTCCATTGATGCTGCTTCGAGTGCTGCTTATCCTGGCGGCTGGTGCAGGGCTCGCGCGTCCCGTGATCAAGCCGTCGCGCGGCGCGGATGCACGCGTGATCCTGGTGGACATATCGCGCGCTGTGCGCGATGCGTCGGCGATGCGCGACAGCGCGCAGAGCGTGTATCGTGATCGCGATGTGGTGATCGTGTTCGACTCCTCCGCGCGCTCGATGAGTGGAAGCATTGCGGACTCACTCGCCTCGCTCACGTCGTCGCGTCGGAGGGGCAATCTCTCCGGCGCTCTGATAGCTGCCTTGCGTGCGGGCAGCTCGATGCGCGAGCGGGCCGACAGCCTGGAGCTGGTCATCGTCTCGCCGCTCGCTGCCGACGAAATGGATGCCGCTACGGACAGTATCAGGACGCTCTGGCCGGGCGGGGCACGCATTGTTCAGGTGGGCGCGCCTCGTGACAGCGGCTCGGTGTTGCCTCCTCCTGAAATTCGCGCGGTCGCCGGTGACCCGATGCAGGTGACGGTGTCGCTGGTGCGGTCCGTACCCGGGACATCGGCGCTCATCGTTCGCGGTCCCGCGACGGCGCAGAACTCACAGGCCATCGTGAGCGCCGGCCGCGCGTATGTCGAATGGGCCGCGACGACACGGCCGCGTGGTACAGCGCAACGCGCGGCTCGCGACACGGTCGGCGGTGTGCTCGCGGACACAGCGCTCATCGTGGCCGGATTCGAGCGCAGATGGACGTTTGCTACGGACTCCATCCGCGGCGGGCACGTCGTCGCGAGATGGATCGACGGCGAGCCCGCGGCGATGGAGTGGCCGGCGGGCGACGGTTGCATTCGCTCCGTCGCGATACCCGTAGCTTCGGCAGGCGATTTTGCGATCGGACACGACTTCGTGCGATTCGTTGCGGCGCTCTCGGGCCCATGCATCGGTCGGGTCGCGGCTCCGACAATACCCGCGTCAGTCATCATGTCGCTGGCGGGCAGTGGAGGTCTTGCTCCTCGTGAGGCATTTCGCGCATACGACGATGTACGCTCGCCGCTCGCGCCCTGGCTCCTCGGTCTGGCGCTCGCTGCCGCACTTGGCGAGCTGATCGTAAGGCGGAGAGACAACGTGACGACGGTAACTGCGCGATCCGCGGCGGCCCCCATCACATCGGCATCATGA
- a CDS encoding DUF4159 domain-containing protein: MVGRMVSEFVFCTGRYASGDWDSAPTLPANLIDSVARYTEIATAPTGVIVPLSSERILNYPLVYLTGHLPFRFTEAERRNARRLVDRGGMIFVDDHNHDIGGVFHKTAIEEITRSFGVPIDLPNTHPLYSAFFKFDDGPPATSHELNGWGDNLVHKNLKAVLRGDRIAVLYSNKDYSSEWNYHPDNKRFSAVDNTRFGVNIIVYALTR; encoded by the coding sequence GTGGTCGGGCGGATGGTGAGCGAGTTCGTCTTCTGCACCGGCAGATATGCATCGGGGGACTGGGACAGCGCACCGACGCTTCCGGCGAATCTCATAGACTCCGTCGCGCGATACACCGAGATCGCGACCGCGCCGACGGGCGTGATCGTGCCGCTGTCATCGGAGCGGATACTCAACTACCCGCTCGTGTACCTCACCGGCCATCTGCCTTTCCGGTTCACTGAAGCGGAGCGTCGCAACGCGCGCCGCCTGGTGGATCGCGGCGGGATGATCTTCGTGGACGACCACAACCACGACATTGGCGGAGTGTTCCACAAGACGGCCATCGAGGAGATCACACGCTCGTTCGGCGTGCCGATCGATCTGCCGAACACGCATCCGCTCTATTCCGCGTTCTTCAAGTTCGACGACGGTCCGCCGGCCACGAGTCACGAGCTCAACGGCTGGGGCGACAATCTCGTCCACAAGAACCTCAAGGCGGTGCTGCGCGGCGACCGCATCGCCGTGCTGTACAGCAACAAGGACTATAGCTCGGAGTGGAACTACCACCCCGACAACAAGCGGTTCTCGGCCGTGGACAACACGCGCTTCGGCGTGAACATCATCGTGTATGCGCTCACGCGCTGA
- a CDS encoding DUF4349 domain-containing protein has protein sequence MDILYGYLSKRMHLARPTAEPSNELNMNVTPVVAIVAAIALLACNDGRDATHSRELTGSAEQTASAPPVSMEMSKQVAVMNAAQSAAQPAEAHAPSDRATTAGTVSEIAQSMLIRTGNASIEVGELDPAIIKVRQLATQLGGYIANSSITGGRDQVRSATLELKIPAARYDQAVSELGGIGKVESANTNVEDVGEEYVDVTARVTNAKRLEERLVNLLATRTGKLEDVLAVERELARVREEIERYEGRLRFLRTRAAVSTLSVTVHEPVPILGQSPGQNPIAAALRQAWRNFVGLVAWFIASLGVLVPLGGIGVLGWYFYRRFRR, from the coding sequence ATGGACATTTTGTACGGCTACCTGAGCAAGCGGATGCACCTCGCGCGTCCAACAGCAGAACCTTCAAACGAGCTCAACATGAACGTAACGCCAGTCGTCGCCATCGTGGCAGCCATCGCCTTGCTCGCGTGCAACGACGGACGCGATGCCACTCATTCGCGCGAACTCACCGGGTCGGCCGAACAAACCGCATCGGCGCCGCCCGTATCGATGGAGATGTCAAAGCAGGTCGCGGTGATGAATGCCGCCCAGTCAGCTGCCCAACCGGCGGAGGCGCACGCGCCATCGGATCGCGCGACAACTGCGGGTACCGTATCGGAGATCGCGCAGAGCATGCTGATTCGCACCGGCAACGCGTCGATCGAGGTGGGCGAGCTCGATCCCGCGATCATCAAGGTGCGCCAGCTGGCGACACAGCTCGGCGGATACATCGCGAATTCCTCGATCACTGGCGGACGCGATCAGGTGAGAAGCGCGACGCTCGAGCTCAAAATCCCGGCTGCGCGTTACGATCAGGCCGTGAGCGAGCTCGGCGGAATCGGAAAGGTCGAATCGGCGAACACGAATGTCGAGGACGTCGGCGAAGAGTACGTGGACGTGACCGCGCGAGTCACGAACGCGAAGCGTCTCGAGGAGAGACTCGTGAATCTTCTTGCGACGCGTACCGGCAAGCTCGAGGATGTACTGGCGGTGGAACGCGAGCTGGCTCGTGTGCGTGAGGAGATCGAGCGATACGAAGGGCGCCTGCGCTTCCTTCGCACACGTGCGGCGGTGAGCACGCTTTCGGTCACGGTGCACGAGCCCGTGCCGATTCTCGGGCAGAGTCCGGGGCAGAATCCCATTGCCGCTGCTCTCAGACAGGCGTGGAGAAACTTCGTCGGACTCGTCGCGTGGTTCATTGCCTCGCTGGGCGTGCTCGTCCCGCTTGGAGGGATTGGCGTTCTTGGGTGGTACTTCTATCGACGGTTCCGCCGGTGA